In Phoenix dactylifera cultivar Barhee BC4 chromosome 11, palm_55x_up_171113_PBpolish2nd_filt_p, whole genome shotgun sequence, the following are encoded in one genomic region:
- the LOC103713864 gene encoding cinnamoyl-CoA reductase 1-like: protein MEVAGEKGRVCVTGAGGYVGSWLVKLLLSNGYKVHGTVRDLSDEKNAHLRKFEKASENLQLFKADVLHYDTLKAAFAGCEGVFHVASPVPATKVLDPELELITPAVNGTLNVLQACLEMKIKRVIVVSSIAAVLLNPHWPLDKLKDEKCWSSKEFCRKIEVTILIIRAFVSISFLVK from the exons ATGGAGGTGgcaggagagaaagggagggtgTGTGTGACTGGTGCCGGAGGATACGTGGGCTCATGGCTGGTGAAGCTCCTCCTCTCCAATGGTTACAAGGTCCATGGAACAGTCAGAGATTTAA GCGATGAAAAGAACGCTCACTTGAGGAAATTTGAGAAGGCCTCTGAAAACCTTCAACTCTTCAAAGCGGACGTGCTTCACTACGACACTTTAAAAGCAGCCTTTGCAGGATGTGAAGGAGTCTTCCATGTGGCTAGTCCTGTCCCTGCAACCAAAGTCCTTGATCCAGAG TTAGAGTTGATCACTCCCGCTGTTAACGGCACTCTAAATGTACTTCAAGCATGTTTGGAGATGAAAATCAAACGGGTGATTGTGGTGTCATCAATTGCTGCCGTTTTACTGAATCCACATTGGCCACTTGATAAGCTCAAGGATGAGAAGTGTTGGTCGTCCAAAGAATTTTGCAGGAAGATTGAGGTGACTATTTTGATCATTAGAGCTTTTGTTTCTATATCTTTTCTCGTGAAATGA